One part of the Deltaproteobacteria bacterium genome encodes these proteins:
- a CDS encoding LysR family transcriptional regulator: MPLDSAATIDLKRMRAVVEVARAQSITGAAETLGLTQSAVSREIAEIEQALGVRLFERAPRGLHPTAAGLEFVERARRVFAEVDGLVSGVRSGAAHVAGRLRIGVISTGALAAWAFGAFARAHSAVAVEAVNGSPQALCPQLLHGELDLIVGTSSYLRRWRELEVTLLAPLYFACMFRKDHPLAERKHLSERDVLEQPVILPESIEASYSDLAQRYAELGMPALRPRYVASDFDLACRLVRSSDAFFPVMHLSPSFGGLAADFFLARDVLALPPHHLSVAHAAGRTPSAAALAFEALLVGRHVRPVIRAVS, translated from the coding sequence ATGCCTCTCGACAGCGCGGCGACGATCGACCTGAAGCGCATGCGCGCGGTGGTGGAAGTTGCGCGCGCGCAGTCCATCACCGGCGCGGCCGAGACGCTCGGTCTCACGCAGTCCGCGGTCTCGCGTGAAATCGCCGAGATCGAGCAAGCGCTCGGGGTCCGGCTGTTCGAGCGCGCGCCGCGCGGGTTGCACCCGACTGCAGCGGGTCTCGAGTTCGTCGAGCGCGCGCGCCGCGTGTTCGCCGAGGTCGACGGGCTGGTGAGCGGCGTGCGCAGCGGCGCGGCCCACGTCGCGGGGCGGCTGCGCATCGGCGTGATCTCGACCGGCGCGCTTGCCGCGTGGGCGTTCGGCGCGTTCGCGCGGGCTCACTCGGCCGTCGCGGTCGAGGCGGTGAACGGCTCGCCGCAAGCGCTTTGCCCGCAGCTCCTGCACGGCGAGCTCGATCTGATCGTGGGCACGTCGAGCTACTTGCGTCGCTGGCGCGAGCTCGAGGTCACGCTGCTCGCGCCGCTCTACTTCGCGTGCATGTTCCGCAAGGACCACCCGCTCGCCGAGCGCAAGCATCTCAGCGAGCGCGATGTGCTCGAGCAGCCCGTGATCCTTCCCGAGTCGATCGAGGCGTCGTACTCGGACCTCGCGCAGCGCTACGCCGAGCTCGGCATGCCTGCGCTGCGCCCCCGCTACGTCGCAAGCGACTTCGACCTCGCGTGCCGGCTCGTGCGCAGCAGCGACGCGTTCTTCCCGGTCATGCACCTCAGCCCGAGCTTCGGCGGGCTCGCTGCAGACTTCTTCCTCGCGCGCGACGTGCTCGCGCTTCCCCCGCATCATCTGAGCGTCGCCCACGCCGCGGGCCGCACGCCCAGTGCAGCCGCGCTCGCGTTCGAGGCGCTGCTCGTGGGCCGCCACGTGCGGCCCGTGATTCGCGCGGTGAGCTGA
- a CDS encoding TonB-dependent receptor — protein sequence MRRVSGFVCVPFTVLLASAALAQAPAAAPTPPPAEERGGIEEIIVTAQKREQSAQEVPIAITAISAELATSAIRDLRDLNGFSPNVRIDRDPGRANGAAITIRGISPTRTDDNSFDAPIAVMIDDIYLGILSGQVLENFDIQQVEILRGPQGTLFGKNTVGGVINVKRTVPTGDWGARLKFTAGSFGQREYRAVINAPVVDEKLAAKLFFTKISDDGWIKNTTLDRGIARKDYMNYGVTFLATPTDRMRALLTIERFDDDTEGGGALTNYNLAPGVAAPPTDPREPNLSGGFLSCTLFNSGLIPEWTNAGVPCRTSLARPKKVSADLANPASLTTDAYTLDFGFELTENFRFASVTGYRKVNEDRILDFDGSSVDHITLERLNDYDQFSQEARVHADFDRIKGVVGFYYWNSEFTQDWVTGGDFWTLVGTLSGANFANNTWTLPARGLATAFPSLGASVGPLQVCQHPGVPGFPFGATRCDTGVTASGNGITPGVGLGPKLTQRLFETQETTSFAVFGQADIEIVEDLTLTLGLRWTKETKDFSAGQAYLSSVARNRVRNFPAFANLERTWDDISPKVALAWQPIEDVLLFASFSEGFHSGGFFGVNQNIADFVRDQYDPEYARSYELGAKTRWFDNRVQLNGSYFYNQFRNKQESAVQFDPTTNTVATVFANVADAVYQGIDLELQVAPIEQLDLFLSFGWLDAEYRDFFTDINPNDTGNQANCPVPLQSGQCIQDASFLRPRNAPEFTVGAGGTVRLEIGSGVAETSLKYNWLGPVETSLINLQVGRLKARGDLQLTTGYRYKNVAVSFFARNLTNEGFEIPFLIQPLFASGNIVPGRTYGVDVTVELGGD from the coding sequence ATGCGTCGAGTCTCGGGTTTCGTGTGTGTACCGTTCACCGTGCTGCTCGCGAGCGCCGCCCTCGCGCAGGCGCCGGCGGCAGCGCCGACTCCTCCTCCTGCGGAGGAACGCGGCGGCATCGAAGAGATCATCGTGACCGCGCAAAAGCGCGAGCAGTCCGCGCAAGAGGTGCCGATCGCGATCACGGCGATCTCGGCAGAGCTCGCGACGAGCGCGATCCGCGACTTGCGCGACCTGAACGGATTCTCGCCGAATGTGCGCATCGATCGAGATCCCGGCCGTGCCAACGGCGCCGCGATCACCATCCGCGGGATCAGCCCGACGCGCACGGACGACAACTCGTTCGACGCGCCGATCGCGGTGATGATCGACGACATCTATCTCGGGATCCTGTCCGGGCAGGTGCTCGAGAACTTCGACATCCAGCAGGTCGAGATTCTGCGCGGGCCGCAGGGCACGCTCTTCGGCAAGAACACCGTGGGCGGCGTGATCAACGTGAAGCGCACGGTGCCGACCGGTGATTGGGGTGCGCGGCTCAAGTTCACGGCTGGCAGCTTCGGCCAGCGCGAGTACCGAGCCGTGATCAACGCACCGGTCGTCGACGAGAAGCTCGCCGCGAAACTCTTCTTCACGAAGATCAGCGACGACGGCTGGATCAAGAACACCACGCTCGACCGCGGCATCGCGCGCAAGGACTACATGAACTACGGGGTCACGTTCCTGGCGACTCCGACGGATCGAATGCGCGCGCTGCTCACGATCGAGCGCTTCGACGACGACACGGAGGGCGGCGGCGCGCTCACCAACTACAACCTCGCCCCCGGTGTCGCGGCGCCGCCGACGGACCCGCGCGAGCCCAACCTTTCGGGGGGGTTCCTGTCCTGCACGTTGTTCAACAGCGGGCTGATCCCCGAGTGGACGAATGCAGGCGTTCCTTGCCGGACGAGCCTCGCGCGTCCCAAGAAGGTGTCTGCCGACCTCGCGAATCCGGCGTCCCTGACGACCGACGCGTACACCCTCGACTTCGGTTTCGAGCTGACCGAGAACTTCCGATTCGCCTCGGTCACCGGCTATCGCAAGGTCAACGAGGATCGGATCCTCGACTTCGACGGCAGCTCGGTCGACCACATCACGCTCGAGCGGCTGAACGACTACGACCAGTTCAGCCAAGAAGCGCGCGTTCACGCCGACTTTGATCGGATCAAGGGCGTCGTGGGCTTCTACTACTGGAACTCCGAGTTCACTCAGGACTGGGTGACCGGCGGCGACTTCTGGACGCTCGTCGGCACGCTCTCCGGCGCGAACTTCGCCAACAACACCTGGACACTCCCGGCCCGGGGCCTCGCGACGGCGTTCCCAAGCCTCGGCGCCAGCGTCGGGCCGCTGCAGGTCTGCCAGCACCCGGGCGTTCCTGGTTTCCCCTTCGGTGCGACGCGCTGCGACACCGGGGTGACCGCGTCCGGAAACGGCATCACGCCTGGCGTCGGACTCGGCCCGAAGCTGACGCAACGCCTCTTCGAGACACAGGAGACCACGTCGTTCGCGGTCTTCGGCCAAGCGGACATCGAGATCGTCGAGGACTTGACGCTCACGCTGGGTCTGCGCTGGACCAAGGAGACGAAGGACTTCAGCGCTGGTCAGGCGTACTTGTCGAGCGTGGCGCGCAACCGCGTCCGCAATTTCCCAGCGTTCGCGAACCTCGAGCGGACGTGGGACGACATCTCGCCGAAGGTTGCCCTGGCCTGGCAGCCCATCGAGGACGTCCTGCTCTTCGCGTCGTTCTCGGAGGGCTTCCACTCGGGCGGATTCTTCGGGGTGAATCAGAACATCGCCGACTTCGTGCGCGACCAATACGACCCGGAGTACGCGCGTTCGTATGAGCTCGGCGCGAAGACGCGTTGGTTCGACAACAGGGTCCAGCTGAACGGCTCGTACTTCTACAACCAGTTCCGGAACAAGCAGGAATCGGCGGTTCAGTTCGACCCGACCACGAACACGGTCGCGACAGTGTTCGCAAACGTCGCGGACGCGGTCTATCAGGGCATCGACCTCGAGTTGCAGGTCGCCCCGATCGAGCAGCTCGACCTGTTCCTCTCGTTCGGCTGGCTCGACGCCGAATACCGCGACTTCTTCACCGACATCAACCCGAACGACACTGGCAACCAGGCGAACTGTCCGGTGCCCCTGCAGTCCGGTCAGTGCATCCAGGACGCCTCGTTCCTGCGCCCGCGCAATGCACCGGAGTTCACGGTGGGCGCCGGCGGCACCGTGCGCCTCGAGATCGGAAGCGGCGTTGCGGAAACCTCGCTCAAGTACAACTGGCTCGGGCCGGTGGAGACGAGCCTGATCAACCTGCAGGTCGGGCGCCTCAAGGCGCGCGGCGACCTCCAGCTGACCACGGGCTATCGGTACAAGAACGTGGCGGTGAGCTTCTTCGCGAGGAACCTCACAAACGAGGGCTTCGAGATTCCGTTCCTGATCCAGCCGCTGTTCGCGTCAGGCAACATCGTGCCCGGCCGCACCTACGGCGTGGACGTCACGGTCGAGCTCGGAGGCGACTGA
- a CDS encoding nuclear transport factor 2 family protein, with the protein MADLTQYVADRIALMDVMCKYAKGVDERDLALYRSVFADDVLVEGFGPETVRGAAAWTEFVTKALERYGATQHMLGPQLATVNGDVAQCRTDVQALHYLKAQPDTTLTLWATYETEMKRIGGEWKIARHKLVSRGTRVQAG; encoded by the coding sequence ATGGCTGACCTCACGCAGTACGTCGCCGACCGCATCGCCCTGATGGACGTGATGTGCAAGTACGCGAAGGGCGTCGATGAACGCGACCTCGCCTTGTACCGCTCGGTCTTCGCCGACGACGTGCTCGTCGAGGGCTTCGGCCCCGAGACGGTGCGCGGCGCTGCGGCGTGGACTGAATTCGTGACGAAGGCGCTCGAGCGCTACGGCGCGACGCAGCACATGCTCGGGCCGCAGCTCGCGACGGTGAACGGCGACGTCGCGCAGTGCCGCACCGACGTGCAGGCGCTGCACTACCTGAAGGCTCAGCCCGACACGACGCTCACGCTGTGGGCGACGTACGAGACGGAGATGAAGCGCATCGGCGGCGAGTGGAAGATCGCGCGACACAAGCTCGTGTCGCGCGGAACGCGCGTGCAGGCGGGCTGA
- a CDS encoding SDR family oxidoreductase yields MSKPNLSGQVAIVTGATQGLGKAFAAGLRQAGATVATCDVQAGCDVVADVSKADQLKAFIDGVIAKHGRLDIVVANAAVCRFTDPLRGWQTAVDDFDFHVNTNLRGLFLTGRAAIPALVESGRGHLVLIGTDHTCRPSDWPYNGGALDAYDASKWGVIGLAVAWACALKPKGVRVNAISMGATDTEMLRGFTRVATGKEPTPADIASWMRPEQLADLLLDLIAEGPSGRTGQNIPVIMGRPVMLPGKPVPVTTNVV; encoded by the coding sequence ATGAGCAAGCCCAACCTCTCCGGACAAGTCGCCATCGTCACGGGTGCCACCCAAGGGCTCGGCAAGGCGTTCGCCGCCGGCCTTCGCCAGGCGGGGGCCACCGTCGCCACGTGCGACGTGCAGGCCGGCTGCGACGTGGTCGCCGACGTCTCGAAGGCCGACCAGCTCAAGGCCTTCATCGACGGGGTGATCGCCAAGCACGGTCGGCTCGACATCGTCGTCGCCAACGCCGCAGTGTGTCGCTTCACCGACCCGCTGCGCGGCTGGCAAACCGCGGTCGACGACTTCGACTTCCATGTGAACACGAACCTGCGCGGCCTGTTCCTCACCGGTCGCGCCGCGATCCCCGCCTTGGTCGAGAGCGGCCGCGGGCATCTCGTGCTGATCGGCACCGACCACACCTGTCGGCCCTCGGACTGGCCCTACAACGGCGGCGCCCTCGACGCCTACGACGCATCGAAGTGGGGCGTGATCGGCTTGGCGGTCGCGTGGGCCTGTGCGCTCAAGCCGAAGGGCGTGCGCGTCAACGCCATCTCGATGGGCGCGACCGACACCGAGATGCTGCGCGGCTTCACGCGCGTGGCGACGGGCAAGGAACCGACCCCAGCGGACATCGCCAGCTGGATGCGGCCCGAGCAGTTGGCCGACCTGCTGCTCGACCTCATCGCCGAGGGCCCGTCCGGGCGCACCGGTCAGAACATTCCGGTGATCATGGGCCGCCCGGTCATGCTGCCCGGCAAACCGGTGCCGGTCACCACCAACGTCGTCTGA
- a CDS encoding cytochrome P450 encodes MTSFHELDLLSPDMYVAHGYPHEKWTRLRREAPVRFIENAVMPYWAVTKHADISFVGKHPELFLNAPLLVLPTEPRDLVREFEPPPTLIQMDGHKHTAYRKLISKRFTPGALKKIHADIEAIAKEIVESLLAKGDEGRCDFVAQVAAPLPIAVIAWLLGVPKSDWNLLFDWTNRTIGAGDPEYQVPGQTPAQTAQKAMTELFMYFAKMVEEKRKNPGDDLVSMFVHAEVDGAPLPPMDVLSYCMIVVVAGNETTRNGTSGGMLTLIEHPAELAKIQRNPALLRGAIEEMLRWSSPIIHFARTAAEDTELRGHKIRKGERLGLFYPSANRDEEIFDAPFTFDVEREQNRHLAFGIGEHFCAGAHVARLELEMAFKYLLPRIESIELDGKVERLRSSLVGGVKHLPIHYKLKSS; translated from the coding sequence ATGACCTCTTTCCACGAGCTCGACCTGCTCTCGCCCGACATGTACGTCGCACACGGCTACCCGCACGAGAAGTGGACGCGCCTGCGCCGCGAAGCGCCGGTGCGCTTCATCGAGAACGCGGTGATGCCGTACTGGGCCGTCACCAAGCACGCCGACATCTCGTTCGTCGGGAAGCACCCCGAGCTTTTCCTGAACGCGCCGCTGCTCGTGCTTCCGACCGAGCCGCGCGATCTCGTGCGCGAGTTCGAGCCGCCGCCCACGCTGATCCAGATGGACGGCCACAAGCACACCGCCTATCGCAAGCTGATCTCGAAACGCTTCACACCCGGCGCGCTGAAGAAGATTCACGCCGACATCGAGGCGATCGCGAAGGAGATCGTCGAGAGCCTGCTCGCGAAGGGCGACGAAGGGCGCTGCGATTTCGTCGCGCAGGTCGCGGCGCCGCTGCCGATCGCGGTGATCGCGTGGCTGCTGGGCGTGCCGAAGTCCGACTGGAACCTGCTGTTCGACTGGACCAACCGCACCATCGGCGCGGGCGATCCCGAGTATCAGGTGCCCGGCCAGACGCCCGCGCAGACCGCGCAGAAGGCGATGACCGAGCTGTTCATGTACTTCGCCAAGATGGTGGAGGAGAAGCGCAAGAACCCCGGCGACGACCTGGTGAGCATGTTCGTGCACGCCGAGGTCGACGGCGCGCCGCTACCGCCGATGGACGTGCTCTCGTACTGCATGATCGTCGTGGTCGCGGGCAACGAGACGACGCGCAACGGCACGAGCGGCGGCATGCTCACGCTGATCGAGCACCCCGCCGAGCTCGCGAAGATCCAGCGCAACCCGGCGCTTCTGCGGGGCGCGATCGAAGAGATGCTGCGCTGGTCGAGCCCGATCATTCACTTCGCGCGAACTGCCGCGGAGGACACCGAGCTGCGCGGCCACAAGATCCGCAAGGGCGAGCGCCTCGGCCTCTTCTACCCATCCGCCAATCGCGACGAGGAGATCTTCGACGCGCCCTTCACCTTCGACGTCGAGCGCGAGCAGAATCGTCACCTCGCGTTCGGCATCGGCGAGCACTTCTGCGCGGGCGCGCACGTGGCGCGACTCGAGCTCGAGATGGCGTTCAAGTACCTGCTGCCTCGCATCGAGAGCATCGAGCTCGACGGCAAGGTGGAGCGTCTGCGCTCCTCGCTGGTCGGCGGCGTGAAGCACCTGCCGATCCACTACAAGCTGAAGAGCTCGTAG
- the smpB gene encoding SsrA-binding protein SmpB yields MAKPSGSEQSGGAEIKQIAVNRRARFDYEVVDVFEAGLELRGPEVKSLRGGSGNLNGAFAVVRRGEVWLVGCQIAHYAQASRENSDPLRERRLLLHKSEIARISGKIGERGFTLVPLSLYWKAGRAKIELALARGKKTHDKRQTIKQREDERAVDRALSNALKRKR; encoded by the coding sequence GGAGATCAAGCAGATCGCCGTGAATCGCCGCGCGCGCTTCGACTACGAAGTCGTCGACGTGTTCGAGGCGGGGCTCGAGCTGCGCGGGCCAGAGGTGAAGTCGCTGCGCGGCGGCAGCGGCAACCTGAACGGCGCGTTTGCGGTGGTGCGCCGCGGCGAGGTGTGGCTCGTCGGCTGTCAGATCGCGCACTACGCGCAGGCGAGTCGCGAGAACTCCGATCCGCTGCGCGAACGCCGGCTGCTGCTGCACAAGAGCGAGATCGCGCGCATCTCCGGGAAGATCGGCGAGCGCGGCTTCACGCTCGTGCCGCTCTCGCTCTACTGGAAGGCTGGCCGCGCGAAGATCGAGCTCGCCCTCGCGCGCGGCAAGAAGACGCACGACAAGCGCCAGACGATCAAGCAGCGCGAGGACGAGCGCGCGGTCGACCGCGCGCTGAGCAACGCGCTGAAGCGCAAGCGCTGA